Within the Photobacterium swingsii genome, the region GTGTGTCAGGCTTGCTTGCTGCGCGAAATGGCTTACGCAGCCAAAAAAATCGTGCTGAATCCCCAATAGGAAAAAAGCCTGAATCGACACCAGCCAAGAAAGTCGCAACCAATGTTTTAGATCGCATCGCGACTAAAGCAAAAAATGGCCATGGCCAGACTGCGATGCCGGTGTCGAATGCATCTATGCCTCCGCATTTAGTGGCGCAACAAGCCCCCTTAGAGCCAGAAGAGTACCAGTGGAAATCGACGCAAGTAGTCGATGTGTCTGAATCTAAGGTGAAACTTGCACCACGCCAAATAAAGCAAGCGTTAGAGCATGAAAAGACACCCGAAATGACAAAACAACTTGTCATTGAAGCGGCAAATCAGGATAGTTGGTCTGATTTAGTGACTAAGCTTAATGTTGGACGTTTAGTACAACAATTAGCATTAAACTCTGCATTTGTGCAAAGAGAGCATAAGGTCACTTTGCAATTGCGACAAACGCAAGCACACCTCGATAGCCCGAAGGCTCGGGAACAGTTACAAGAAGCAATTGGTGGCTTATTAGAACAGCCGATTGAACTGAATATTGAATTAAGTGATGAAGGGCAAACGCCGCTTGAATGGCGAGAAGCGATTTATCAGGAAAAATTGGGTCAAGCGAAGCACAGCTTACTGCAAGACCCACATGTTAATTTTATCTGCCAGCGCTTTGCCGCGGTGGTTGATGAAGAAAGCATTCGACCGATTTAACTGCAGTATCAGACTGCGGTGTAGCGTGAATATTAACCAGACCAATAGAGAGAGATAATATGTTTGGTAAAGGCGGTATGGGCAACATGATGAAGCAAGCGCAGCAAATGCAAGAGCGCATGCAGAAGATGCAAGAAGAAATTGCAAACATGGAAGTAACGGGTGAGTCAGGTGCTGGCCTTGTTAAAGTTACCATCACTGGTAGCCACAGTGTACGTCGCGTTGAGCTAGATGATAGCCTAATGGAAGACGACAAAGACATGCTTGAAGACCTGATTGCTGCTGCATTTAACGATGCTGCACGTCGTGTTGAAGAAGCGCAAAAAGAGAAAATGGCTGGTGTTACAGGTGGTATGAACTTACCAGCTGGCTTCAAGCTACCTTTCTAATCAATGCGTACCAGTCAATTACTGGAACAATTAATGGAGGCCCTTCGTTGTCTGCCTGGGGTTGGCCCCAAGTCAGCACAGCGAATGGCCTTCAGTTTGTTACAGCGCAATCGGCAAGGTGGTCTTCAACTTGCTGATGCTCTAAGCCAAGCCATGACTGAAATTGGCCACTGCCAACAATGCCGAACATTTACTGAAGAAGAGGTCTGTGCCATCTGCGCTAATCCTCGTCGTCAGGAATCAGGGCAAATCTGTGTGGTTGAAAGTCCAGCCGATATTGTTGCTGTTGAATCAACGGGGCAATTCTCTGGTCGCTATTTCGTGTTAATGGGGCATCTTTCACCGCTAGATGGTATTGGCCCATCAGACATTGGATTGGATCTTCTGGAGTTTCGCTTACAGAAAGAACCAATCAGTGAACTGATTTTAGCAACCAACCCAACGGTGGAAGGTGAGGCGACAGCGCACTATATTGCTGAATTATGTAGTGAATACGATGTACCTGCGAGTCGAATCGCGCACGGTGTTCCTGTTGGTGGGGAGCTAGAATTGGTGGATGGCACAACGTTATCGCACTCAATTGCTGGCCGTCAAAAGCTGTATTAGACAAGTTTCAGCGTAATAAAAAACCGCACTATAGGGTGCGGTTTTTTTATATCTCGAATACATCAAAAGGGACTACAACGAGTAATAAATGGTCGAGCCATAAGTGAGACTTGTGAGCAGCAAACTCTTTTCGTTTAAGATATCAATACGGCGACTTTGACGAGCATCCATACGAAAGATTTTACGAATAGCCGTTAACTGCTTCTTCTGGAAATCTTTATTGGTGCCAGAGGTGATGTCTTTAAACTCGGCTGGCTCAGTTAGCAAATAGCCGCCACTGATGTTCCATGTGCCCGATTCAGAGATATGTAGCGTTAGTGGCTCTTCATTATCACTGTATAGTTTCATCAGTGTAATGCGTGAGTAATTTTTATTGGGTAAATATACCATGTGGCTGGTTTGCTCGACACGGCGTAGTACTAGTAGCTCATCATCGAGTAGTTTTTCTTCAATACGACTGACTGTGTTTGACTGCCACTCACGTGACATGATCAGTTGCTCTTGCTTGTAGTCGCTAGAGTAGTAGAGCCAAAAGCTAAATACTGTTGAAATCGCTAAAACCAGGTACGGCCAAAAACGTTTTAAAATAGTTGAGATCGAACTTTCTTTTATTGGCATAACTGATCGTTATCCTCTTGGCTTGATAACAAACGTAGCGTGACATTTTCGTTTGGCGAATCAGTGCTATGAACGTAATTAATCCAAATTTGACTCTGCTGACCACCAGTTGCGATAACTTCTATCGGCCTTTTACCCTCAGGATGAAACTCAAGGTAACGCGCCACACATGTACGGATCATTGGCTCCCAACGACTCAACCCTGGGTGATTATTGGGAGTCAGAACTGGGATACCTTCAACGTCGATGAAATTAGCAAAAGCCGCTGATTTAGGTGGGTAACTAGTATTAACCATTAACGGCAGAAGTAGCGCGATAACAAGGGCTAACCAGCCGTAGATATTTACACGGTGACCTTTACTGATTGGTGCTGCGGCTGTGTGGTGTGCTGTTTTTTCCACAGGTGCTGCGTCGTATTCAGGCGCGGAACGTTCTGCGGTTGGTATTTGGCTGACGAGATCTTCAGCAAAGGTTTTTTCAGATTTTTCTGGCTTTGTAAGATGCTCTGAAACGGGTGCTATCATTTGATAACCGCGTTTAGGCACTGTTTTTATAAATTCAGGGGACTTTGTTGAATCTTTTAATGCTTTACGCAGGGTTGAAATGGCTTGGGTTAAGCTAGAATCATCCACCTCAAAACCTTGCTCTCTCCA harbors:
- a CDS encoding YbaB/EbfC family nucleoid-associated protein yields the protein MFGKGGMGNMMKQAQQMQERMQKMQEEIANMEVTGESGAGLVKVTITGSHSVRRVELDDSLMEDDKDMLEDLIAAAFNDAARRVEEAQKEKMAGVTGGMNLPAGFKLPF
- the recR gene encoding recombination mediator RecR: MRTSQLLEQLMEALRCLPGVGPKSAQRMAFSLLQRNRQGGLQLADALSQAMTEIGHCQQCRTFTEEEVCAICANPRRQESGQICVVESPADIVAVESTGQFSGRYFVLMGHLSPLDGIGPSDIGLDLLEFRLQKEPISELILATNPTVEGEATAHYIAELCSEYDVPASRIAHGVPVGGELELVDGTTLSHSIAGRQKLY
- a CDS encoding regulatory protein ToxS, encoding MPIKESSISTILKRFWPYLVLAISTVFSFWLYYSSDYKQEQLIMSREWQSNTVSRIEEKLLDDELLVLRRVEQTSHMVYLPNKNYSRITLMKLYSDNEEPLTLHISESGTWNISGGYLLTEPAEFKDITSGTNKDFQKKQLTAIRKIFRMDARQSRRIDILNEKSLLLTSLTYGSTIYYSL
- a CDS encoding transcriptional regulator — encoded protein: MHNTSTKFLIGKRFLFDPYDNSLIDQLESDELTRLGSNESRALSLLIETPGAIITRTQLHDFVWREQGFEVDDSSLTQAISTLRKALKDSTKSPEFIKTVPKRGYQMIAPVSEHLTKPEKSEKTFAEDLVSQIPTAERSAPEYDAAPVEKTAHHTAAAPISKGHRVNIYGWLALVIALLLPLMVNTSYPPKSAAFANFIDVEGIPVLTPNNHPGLSRWEPMIRTCVARYLEFHPEGKRPIEVIATGGQQSQIWINYVHSTDSPNENVTLRLLSSQEDNDQLCQ